The Coffea arabica cultivar ET-39 chromosome 8e, Coffea Arabica ET-39 HiFi, whole genome shotgun sequence genome window below encodes:
- the LOC140012942 gene encoding uncharacterized protein yields the protein MCRGSQGIEEREPLKIKAFHVHLSFSITTNLLQIKKPAFLYDSLTLHFLPRINGASLEIEGSSLRPDTPGFITLHPLVSSSAAAHHHHHHQYGSRERVRVSEGSRFEIYASDDVKLLKGTFRKDGDRDNEDPRGVADVNKWKLDCRCQLELEEDSHFLREAEVCVEVEGRGVGSMISDKVAMVLPRRRGRRHCFEWLEEIPEEREVDESDGGGCCCCSSCGSDDEKAGRDESVGDRRMDDGTCSTDTVTVPEAEGGGYWAAVEGVWIWVMCLGGVAYLLSKTSSTRVLARTTRQNGLSFFNKIKY from the coding sequence ATGTGCAGAGGGTCTCAAGGCATCGAAGAGCGAGAGCCCTTGAAGATCAAAGCTTTTCACGTACATTTATCGTTCTCCATCACCACCAACTTGCTTCAGATCAAGAAACCGGCCTTCTTGTATGATTCTCTAACCCTGCATTTCCTTCCTCGAATCAATGGTGCTTCCTTGGAGATCGAGGGGTCGAGCCTTCGTCCCGATACCCCTGGCTTTATTACGCTGCACCCACTTGTATCTTCTTCGGCCGCCgcccatcatcatcatcatcatcagtaCGGTAGTAGGGAGAGAGTGAGGGTTAGCGAAGGCTCCCGCTTTGAGATCTACGCTAGTGATGATGTCAAGTTGTTGAAGGGAACTTTTAGGAAGGACGGCGATCGCGATAATGAGGATCCGCGGGGAGTAGCGGATGTCAATAAGTGGAAATTGGATTGTAGGTGCCAGTTGGAGTTGGAGGAGGATTCTCATTTTCTGCGGGAGGCTGAGGTGTGCGTGGAGGTGGAAGGACGCGGGGTGGGGTCCATGATCAGCGACAAGGTGGCGATGGTACTCCCCAGGAGAAGGGGAAGGCGGCACTGTTTTGAATGGTTGGAGGAGATTCCTGAGGAGAGGGAAGTTGATGAATCTGATGGCGgcggctgctgctgctgctcctCCTGCGGTTCTGATGATGAGAAAGCCGGGAGGGACGAGAGTGTCGGGGACCGGCGGATGGACGACGGTACTTGTAGTACGGATACAGTTACAGTACCAGAAGCAGAAGGAGGCGGATATTGGGCCGCTGTGGAAGGTGTTTGGATTTGGGTCATGTGCTTGGGTGGTGTTGCCTACTTGCTTTCTAAAACTTCTTCCACCCGGGTCCTTGCTAGAACCACAAGGCAAAACGGATTATCGTTTTTCAACAAAATCAAATACTAG